In a single window of the Pseudomonas entomophila genome:
- a CDS encoding efflux RND transporter permease subunit: MNLSGPFIRRPVATMLLSLAIMLLGGVSFGLLPVSPLPQMDFPVIVVSANLPGASPEVMASTVATPLERKLGAIAGVTTLTSSSNQGSTRVIIGFDLGRDIDGAAREVQAAINATRNLLPSGMRSMPTYKKINPSQAPIMVLSLTSDVLSKGKLYDLADTILSQSLSQVSGVGEVQIGGSSLPAVRIELEPQLLNQYSLSLDDVRSAVANANQRRPMGYVEDQERNWQVRANDQLEKAEDYKPVVIRQSNGAILRLSDVAKVTDGVENRYNSGFFNDESAVLLVINRQTNANIIETVGQIKAELPALQSLLPASVKLNVAMDRSPVIKATLKEAEHTLLIAVVLVILVVYLFLGNLRASLIPSLAVPVSLVGTFAVMYLCGFSLNNLSLMALILATGLVVDDAIVVLENISRHIENGEKPMRAAYKGAQEVGFTLLSMNVSLVAVFVSILFMGGIVRGLFKEFSITLAAAIIVSLVVSLTLTPMLCSRWLKVHGPQQQTRLQRWSDRVHQRMVAGYDRSLAWALRHKRLTLFSLLATIVLNIALYVVVPKTLMPQQDTGQLQGFIRGDDGLSFSVMQPKMEIYRRALLKDPAVESVAGFIGGNSGTNNAFVLVRLKPINVRKEDAQKVIDRLRKELPKVPGGRLYLMADQDLQLGGGGRDQSTSEYLYTLQSGDLAALREWFPKVTAELRKLPELTAIDARDGAGTQQVTLVVDRDQAKRLGIDMDMVTAVLNNAYSQRQISTIYDSLNQYQVVLEINPKYAWDPSTLEQVQVITADGARVPLSTFARYENSLANDRVSHEGQFASESINFDVAEGYSPDQALAALERAVAKLGLPEAVIAKLGGTADAFSKTTQGQPLMILGALVLVYLVLGILYESYIHPLTILSTLPSAGVGALLALYLTGGQFSLISLLGLFLLIGVVKKNAILMIDLALQLERNDGLSPEESIRRACLLRLRPILMTTLAAMLGALPLLLSRAEGAEMRQPLGLTIIGGLVFSQVLTLYTTPVVYLYLDRLRHRFNRWRGVRTDAALDTPL; the protein is encoded by the coding sequence ATGAACCTGTCCGGACCGTTCATTCGCCGGCCGGTAGCCACCATGTTGCTGAGCCTGGCGATCATGTTGCTGGGCGGGGTGAGCTTCGGCCTGCTGCCGGTGTCGCCGCTGCCACAGATGGATTTCCCGGTGATCGTGGTGTCGGCCAACCTGCCTGGCGCCAGCCCGGAGGTCATGGCTTCCACCGTGGCCACGCCGCTGGAGCGCAAGCTGGGCGCCATCGCCGGCGTCACCACCCTGACCAGCAGCTCGAACCAGGGCTCGACCCGGGTGATCATCGGCTTCGACCTGGGCCGCGACATCGACGGCGCGGCGCGCGAGGTGCAGGCGGCGATCAACGCCACCCGTAACCTGCTGCCCAGTGGCATGCGCAGCATGCCCACCTATAAAAAGATCAACCCGTCTCAGGCACCGATCATGGTGCTGTCGCTGACCTCCGACGTGCTGTCGAAGGGCAAGCTGTACGACCTGGCCGACACCATCCTGTCCCAGAGCCTGTCCCAGGTCAGCGGGGTAGGGGAAGTGCAGATCGGCGGCAGCTCGCTGCCCGCCGTGCGCATCGAGCTGGAACCGCAGTTGCTCAACCAGTACAGCCTGTCGCTGGACGACGTGCGCAGCGCCGTGGCCAACGCCAACCAGCGCCGGCCAATGGGCTACGTCGAGGACCAGGAACGCAACTGGCAAGTGCGCGCCAACGACCAGCTGGAAAAGGCCGAAGACTACAAACCGGTGGTGATCCGCCAGTCCAATGGCGCAATCCTGCGCCTGTCCGACGTGGCCAAGGTCACCGACGGCGTGGAGAACCGCTACAACAGCGGCTTCTTCAACGATGAAAGCGCGGTGCTGCTGGTGATCAACCGCCAGACCAACGCCAACATCATCGAGACGGTAGGGCAGATCAAGGCCGAACTGCCGGCCTTGCAGTCGCTGCTGCCGGCCAGCGTCAAGCTCAACGTGGCCATGGACCGCTCGCCGGTGATCAAGGCCACGCTTAAGGAGGCCGAGCACACGCTGTTGATCGCCGTGGTGCTGGTGATCCTGGTGGTGTACCTGTTCCTCGGCAACCTGCGTGCCTCGTTGATCCCGAGCCTGGCGGTGCCGGTGTCGCTGGTGGGCACCTTCGCGGTCATGTACCTGTGCGGTTTCTCGTTGAACAACCTGTCGCTGATGGCGCTGATTCTGGCCACCGGGCTGGTGGTGGACGATGCCATCGTGGTGCTGGAGAACATTTCCCGGCATATCGAGAACGGCGAGAAACCGATGCGCGCCGCCTACAAGGGCGCGCAGGAGGTGGGTTTCACCTTGCTGTCGATGAACGTGTCGCTGGTGGCGGTGTTCGTCTCGATCCTGTTCATGGGTGGCATCGTCCGTGGGTTGTTCAAGGAATTCTCCATCACCCTGGCGGCGGCGATCATCGTCTCGCTGGTGGTGTCGCTCACGTTGACCCCCATGCTCTGCTCGCGCTGGCTCAAGGTCCATGGCCCACAGCAGCAGACCCGCCTGCAACGCTGGAGCGACCGCGTTCACCAACGCATGGTGGCGGGGTACGACAGGAGCCTGGCTTGGGCCCTGCGCCACAAGCGCCTCACGCTGTTCAGCCTGCTGGCCACCATCGTGCTCAACATCGCCCTCTACGTGGTGGTGCCCAAGACCCTGATGCCCCAGCAGGACACTGGCCAGTTGCAAGGTTTCATCCGCGGTGACGATGGCCTGTCGTTCAGCGTGATGCAGCCGAAGATGGAAATCTACCGACGCGCCTTGCTCAAAGACCCGGCGGTGGAGAGCGTGGCCGGTTTCATTGGCGGCAACAGCGGCACCAACAACGCTTTCGTACTGGTGCGTCTCAAGCCCATCAACGTGCGCAAGGAAGATGCGCAGAAGGTGATCGACCGCCTGCGCAAGGAACTGCCCAAGGTCCCGGGCGGGCGCCTGTACCTGATGGCCGACCAGGACCTGCAACTGGGGGGCGGTGGTCGTGACCAGAGCACCTCCGAGTACCTGTACACGCTGCAGAGCGGCGACCTGGCAGCCTTGCGCGAGTGGTTCCCGAAAGTCACCGCCGAGCTGCGCAAGTTGCCGGAGCTGACCGCCATCGACGCCCGCGACGGCGCCGGCACACAGCAAGTGACGCTGGTGGTCGACCGCGACCAGGCCAAGCGCCTGGGCATCGACATGGACATGGTTACCGCGGTGCTCAACAACGCCTACAGCCAGCGGCAGATCTCGACCATCTACGACAGCCTCAACCAGTACCAGGTGGTGCTGGAGATCAACCCCAAATACGCCTGGGACCCGAGCACCCTGGAGCAAGTGCAGGTGATCACCGCCGACGGTGCCCGCGTGCCGCTGTCGACCTTCGCCCGCTACGAGAACTCCCTGGCCAACGACCGCGTCAGCCACGAAGGCCAGTTCGCTTCCGAGAGCATCAACTTCGACGTGGCCGAGGGCTACAGCCCCGACCAGGCCCTGGCGGCGTTGGAGCGCGCGGTGGCCAAGCTCGGCCTGCCCGAGGCGGTGATCGCCAAGCTGGGTGGCACGGCCGATGCTTTCAGCAAGACCACCCAGGGCCAGCCGTTGATGATCCTCGGCGCGTTGGTGTTGGTGTACCTGGTGCTGGGCATCCTCTACGAGAGCTACATCCACCCGCTGACGATCCTCTCCACGCTGCCTTCAGCCGGCGTCGGAGCCTTGCTGGCGCTGTACCTGACCGGGGGGCAGTTCAGCCTGATTTCGTTGTTGGGCCTGTTCCTGCTGATTGGCGTGGTGAAGAAGAACGCCATCCTGATGATCGACCTGGCCCTGCAACTGGAGCGCAACGACGGCCTGTCGCCTGAAGAGTCGATCCGCCGCGCCTGCCTGCTGCGCCTGCGGCCGATCCTGATGACCACCCTGGCCGCCATGCTCGGTGCGCTGCCCTTGCTGCTGAGCCGCGCCGAGGGCGCCGAAATGCGCCAGCCGCTCGGCCTGACCATCATCGGCGGCCTGGTGTTCAGCCAGGTCCTCACCCTCTATACAACGCCCGTGGTCTACCTGTACCTCGACCGCCTGCGCCACCGTTTCAACCGTTGGCGCGGCGTGCGCACCGACGCTGCCCTGGATACCCCGCTATGA
- a CDS encoding DUF1848 domain-containing protein has product MIISASRRTDIPAFYADWFMNRVQQGFLLTRNPFNYHQISRVSLDPADVDAIVFWTRNPRHLMKSLDTLDARGLRYYFHYTITGYPRAVEKSVPRPMDAIRCFIDLSQRVGPGKVIWRYDPILVSNLIDLAEHKRLFAKIAGLLAGHTERVVISFADFYKKTSNNLAKVQGLICSDVLATPDAMLDLAHYMAQVAQAHGMQIQSCAEEVDTDAAGIAHGKCIDDQLLTDLFGLTLKSIKDAGQRTACGCIKSVDIGVYNTCLHGCAYCYATFNHEKTLAQRQQHDPASPFLIGGTEGVSPALLEPGTRQSTLF; this is encoded by the coding sequence ATGATCATCAGTGCCAGTCGCCGCACCGACATCCCCGCTTTCTATGCCGACTGGTTCATGAACCGTGTCCAGCAGGGCTTCCTGCTGACCCGCAATCCCTTCAACTATCACCAGATCTCCCGGGTCTCCCTCGACCCGGCCGATGTCGATGCCATTGTGTTCTGGACCCGCAACCCCCGGCACTTGATGAAGTCGCTGGACACCCTGGACGCTCGCGGGCTGCGTTACTACTTCCACTACACGATCACCGGCTATCCCCGTGCCGTTGAAAAGTCCGTCCCTCGGCCGATGGACGCCATCCGCTGCTTCATCGACCTGAGCCAGCGCGTAGGCCCAGGGAAGGTGATCTGGCGCTACGACCCTATCCTGGTGTCCAACCTGATAGACCTTGCCGAGCACAAGCGGCTGTTCGCCAAGATCGCCGGCCTGCTGGCGGGGCATACCGAGCGGGTGGTCATCAGTTTTGCCGACTTCTACAAGAAGACCAGCAACAACCTGGCCAAGGTGCAGGGGTTGATCTGTTCCGATGTACTGGCCACCCCTGATGCGATGCTCGACCTCGCCCACTACATGGCCCAGGTTGCACAGGCGCATGGCATGCAGATACAGAGCTGCGCCGAAGAAGTGGACACTGATGCGGCGGGTATCGCGCATGGCAAGTGCATCGATGACCAACTGCTCACCGACTTGTTCGGGTTAACGCTCAAAAGCATCAAGGACGCCGGCCAGCGAACGGCTTGTGGCTGCATCAAGAGCGTCGATATCGGTGTCTACAACACGTGCTTGCATGGTTGTGCGTACTGCTATGCCACGTTCAACCATGAGAAGACGCTTGCCCAGCGTCAGCAACATGATCCCGCTAGCCCCTTCCTTATTGGCGGTACGGAAGGGGTATCGCCAGCGTTGCTGGAACCTGGCACCAGGCAATCAACGCTGTTCTGA
- a CDS encoding MdtB/MuxB family multidrug efflux RND transporter permease subunit, translated as MNLSRLFILRPVATTLSMLAIVLAGLIAYKLLPVAALPQVDYPTIRVMTLYPGASPQVMTSAVTAPLERQFGQMPGLTQMASTSSGGASVLTLRFSLDMNMDVAEQQVQAAINAASNLLPSDLPAPPVYNKVNPADTPVLTLAISSKTMPLPKLNDLVDTRVAQKIAQISGVGMVSIAGGQRQAVRIKVNVDALAANGFNLDDVRTLIGASNVNQPKGNFDGPTRVSMLDANDQLRSPEEYANLILKYNNGAPLRLKDVAEIVDGAENERLAAWANQNEAVLLNIQRQPGANVIEVVDRIKELLPSITDNLPAGLDVSVLTDRTQTIRAAVRDVQHELLFAIALVVMVTFLFLRRVSATIIPSIAVPLSLIGTFGVMYLAGFSVNNLTLMALTIATGFVVDDAIVMLENISRHIEEGETPFQAALKGARQIGFTLISLTFSLIAVLIPLLFMADVVGRLFREFAITLAVAILISLVVSLTLTPMMCARLLKREPKEEEQGRFYRASGAWIDWLIKHYGSALTWVLKRQPLTLLVAVATLALTVVLYLMVPKGFFPAQDTGVIQGISEAPQSTSFAAMSERQQSLASVILKDPAVQSLSSYIGVDGDNATLNSGRLLINLKPHGERDVTAAQVISRLQPQLDTLVGIRLFMQPVQDLSIEDRVSRTQYQFSLSSPDAELLAQWSGKLVQALQQRPELRDVASDLQDKGLQVYLLIDRDMASRLGINVSQITSALYDAFGQRQISTIYTQASQYRVVLQSQTAASLGPQALESIHVKAADGGQVRLSALARIEQRQAQLAISHIGQFPAVMMSFNLAHGASLGEAVKVIEQVQRDIGMPIGVQTQFQGAAAAFQASLSSTLLLILAAVVTMYIVLGVLYESYIHPVTILSTLPSAAVGALLALLLSGNDLGMIAIIGIILLIGIVKKNAIMMIDFALEAERHQGMSPHDAIYQAALLRFRPILMTTLAALFGAVPLMLATGSGAELRQPLGLVMVGGLLVSQVLTLFTTPVIYLYFDRLARRWRPATEQQQAEA; from the coding sequence ATGAACCTCTCGCGCCTGTTCATCCTGCGGCCGGTCGCCACCACGCTGAGCATGCTGGCCATCGTCCTGGCCGGCCTGATCGCCTACAAACTGTTGCCGGTGGCGGCCTTGCCCCAGGTCGACTACCCGACCATCCGCGTCATGACCCTGTACCCCGGCGCCAGCCCACAGGTGATGACCAGCGCCGTCACCGCGCCGTTGGAGCGCCAGTTCGGGCAGATGCCGGGCCTCACACAGATGGCCTCGACCAGCTCGGGTGGCGCCTCGGTGCTGACGCTGCGCTTCAGCCTCGACATGAACATGGATGTTGCCGAGCAGCAGGTGCAGGCCGCGATCAACGCGGCCAGCAACCTGTTGCCCAGTGACCTGCCAGCGCCACCGGTGTACAACAAGGTCAACCCGGCCGACACCCCGGTACTCACGCTGGCCATCTCGTCGAAAACCATGCCGTTGCCCAAGCTCAACGACCTGGTCGATACCCGCGTGGCACAGAAGATCGCCCAGATCAGCGGCGTGGGCATGGTCAGCATCGCCGGTGGCCAGCGCCAGGCGGTGCGGATCAAGGTCAACGTCGACGCCCTGGCCGCCAACGGCTTCAACCTGGACGACGTGCGCACCCTGATTGGCGCCTCCAACGTCAACCAGCCCAAGGGCAACTTCGACGGCCCGACCCGAGTGTCGATGCTCGACGCCAACGACCAGCTGCGCTCGCCCGAGGAATACGCCAACCTCATCCTCAAGTACAACAACGGCGCGCCGCTGCGCCTGAAGGACGTCGCCGAGATCGTCGATGGCGCCGAGAACGAGCGCCTGGCGGCCTGGGCCAACCAGAACGAGGCGGTGCTGCTGAACATCCAGCGCCAGCCGGGCGCCAACGTCATCGAGGTGGTCGACCGGATCAAGGAACTGCTGCCGTCGATCACCGACAACCTGCCGGCGGGCCTGGACGTCAGCGTGCTCACCGACCGCACCCAGACCATCCGCGCCGCCGTGCGTGACGTGCAGCACGAGCTGCTGTTCGCCATCGCCCTGGTGGTGATGGTCACCTTCCTGTTCCTGCGCCGCGTTTCCGCCACCATCATCCCGTCGATCGCCGTGCCGCTGTCGCTGATCGGCACCTTCGGGGTAATGTACCTGGCCGGGTTCTCGGTCAACAACCTCACCCTGATGGCCCTGACCATCGCCACCGGTTTCGTGGTGGACGATGCCATCGTCATGCTGGAGAACATCTCCCGGCACATCGAAGAGGGCGAGACGCCGTTCCAGGCGGCGCTCAAGGGCGCCCGGCAGATCGGCTTCACCCTGATCTCGCTGACTTTCTCGCTGATCGCGGTGTTGATCCCACTGCTGTTCATGGCCGACGTGGTCGGCCGGCTGTTCCGCGAATTCGCCATCACCCTGGCGGTGGCGATCCTGATTTCCCTGGTGGTATCGCTGACCCTGACGCCGATGATGTGCGCGCGCCTGCTCAAGCGTGAACCGAAGGAAGAAGAGCAAGGTCGTTTCTACCGCGCCAGCGGCGCCTGGATCGACTGGCTGATCAAGCACTACGGCAGCGCCCTGACCTGGGTGCTCAAGCGCCAGCCGCTGACGCTACTGGTGGCAGTGGCCACCCTGGCGCTGACCGTGGTGCTTTACCTGATGGTGCCCAAGGGCTTTTTCCCGGCCCAGGACACCGGCGTGATCCAGGGCATCTCCGAAGCCCCGCAGTCCACCTCATTCGCCGCCATGAGCGAGCGCCAGCAGTCCCTGGCCAGCGTGATTCTCAAGGATCCGGCGGTGCAGAGCCTGTCCTCGTACATCGGCGTGGACGGCGACAACGCCACCCTCAACAGTGGCCGCCTGCTGATCAACCTCAAGCCCCACGGCGAGCGCGACGTCACCGCCGCCCAGGTCATCAGCCGCCTGCAACCGCAGCTCGACACGCTGGTGGGTATCCGCCTGTTCATGCAGCCGGTGCAGGACCTGAGCATCGAGGACCGGGTCAGCCGCACCCAGTACCAGTTCAGCCTCAGTTCGCCGGACGCCGAACTGCTCGCGCAATGGAGCGGCAAGCTGGTCCAGGCCCTGCAGCAGCGCCCCGAGCTGCGCGACGTGGCCAGCGACCTGCAGGACAAGGGCCTGCAGGTGTACCTGCTGATCGACCGCGACATGGCCAGCCGCCTGGGGATCAACGTCTCGCAGATCACCAGCGCGCTGTACGACGCTTTCGGCCAGCGGCAGATCTCGACCATCTACACCCAGGCCAGCCAGTACCGCGTGGTGTTGCAGTCGCAGACCGCCGCCAGCCTGGGCCCGCAGGCGCTGGAGTCGATCCACGTCAAGGCTGCAGACGGCGGCCAGGTGCGCCTGTCGGCACTGGCGCGCATCGAGCAGCGCCAGGCGCAACTGGCCATCTCGCACATCGGCCAGTTCCCGGCGGTGATGATGTCGTTCAACCTGGCCCATGGCGCGTCGCTGGGCGAGGCAGTCAAGGTGATCGAGCAGGTGCAGCGCGACATCGGCATGCCAATAGGTGTGCAAACCCAGTTCCAGGGCGCCGCAGCGGCGTTCCAGGCTTCGCTGTCGAGCACCTTGTTGCTGATCCTGGCCGCCGTGGTGACCATGTACATCGTGCTGGGCGTGCTCTACGAGAGCTACATCCACCCGGTGACCATCCTCTCCACGCTGCCGTCGGCGGCGGTGGGCGCCTTGCTGGCGCTGCTGCTCAGTGGCAATGACCTGGGGATGATCGCCATCATCGGCATCATCCTGCTGATCGGCATCGTCAAGAAGAACGCGATCATGATGATCGACTTCGCCCTGGAGGCCGAGCGCCACCAGGGCATGAGCCCGCACGATGCGATCTACCAGGCGGCGCTGCTGCGCTTCCGGCCGATCCTGATGACCACCCTGGCCGCGCTGTTCGGTGCCGTGCCGCTGATGCTCGCCACCGGTTCCGGCGCCGAGCTGCGCCAGCCGCTGGGCCTGGTGATGGTCGGCGGGCTGCTGGTGAGCCAGGTGCTGACCCTGTTCACCACGCCGGTCATCTACCTGTATTTCGACCGCCTGGCGCGCCGTTGGCGCCCAGCCACCGAGCAACAGCAGGCCGAAGCATGA
- a CDS encoding MFS transporter yields MSPRLLAMALAPLLGLFIIALGNGFMSSLTTLRLGAAGESATTIGVVSSAYFIGLTLGAVFNDRLILRIGHIRAYSSFAALIGATILLQGLFYDTTWWSLLRLLNGWAAVGVFLVIESWLLLAGDAKIRGRLLALYMIAFYGAGVIAQATLGEITSWGDTAPFMLAGMLATLSVLPIVILPRVSPLLDQVEPLKPRQLLGVAPTGLVGCFGSGVAIAGIYALLPLYLQRIGLDIGEIGDMMAWVILGAMLLQYPVGRWSDRKDRQDVLITLAAACVVLSILIVLLPTDTVLLPALLFLLGGGVFALYPVAVSSAADRAPADALVPMIQGLLLINSLGSAMAPLAISPMMTSYGEVGLFWAFAVINLAMVGFFLWRRGKRPAPEHPAPFAPTATFSPSGAELRVTEDLRQAAQEHPTLDAMDGGVAAPAPRPDAP; encoded by the coding sequence ATGTCTCCGCGTTTGCTGGCGATGGCGCTGGCACCCCTGCTCGGCCTGTTCATCATTGCCCTGGGCAATGGCTTCATGTCTTCCCTGACTACCCTGCGCCTGGGCGCTGCCGGCGAGTCGGCCACCACCATCGGCGTGGTGTCCTCGGCCTACTTCATCGGTTTGACCCTGGGTGCGGTGTTCAACGACCGGCTGATCCTGCGCATCGGCCATATCCGCGCCTACAGCAGTTTCGCCGCGCTGATCGGCGCGACCATCCTGCTGCAAGGGCTGTTCTACGACACCACCTGGTGGTCGCTGCTGCGCCTGCTCAACGGCTGGGCCGCGGTGGGCGTGTTCCTGGTGATCGAGAGCTGGCTGCTGCTGGCCGGCGACGCCAAGATCCGTGGTCGCCTGCTAGCGCTGTACATGATCGCCTTCTACGGCGCCGGGGTGATCGCCCAGGCCACCCTCGGCGAGATCACCAGCTGGGGCGATACCGCGCCCTTCATGCTCGCTGGCATGCTCGCCACCCTGTCGGTACTGCCGATCGTGATCCTGCCCCGCGTGTCGCCACTGCTGGACCAGGTCGAACCGCTCAAGCCACGCCAACTGCTGGGCGTGGCCCCCACCGGGCTGGTCGGCTGCTTCGGCTCGGGCGTCGCCATCGCCGGTATCTATGCCCTGCTGCCGCTGTACCTGCAGCGCATCGGCCTGGACATCGGCGAGATCGGCGACATGATGGCCTGGGTGATCCTCGGCGCCATGCTGCTGCAATACCCGGTCGGGCGCTGGTCCGACCGCAAGGACCGCCAGGACGTGCTGATCACCCTGGCCGCTGCGTGCGTGGTGCTGTCAATACTGATCGTGCTGCTGCCCACCGACACCGTGCTGCTGCCGGCATTGCTGTTCCTGCTGGGCGGCGGTGTGTTCGCTTTGTACCCGGTGGCGGTCAGCAGCGCGGCCGACCGGGCGCCGGCCGATGCCCTGGTGCCGATGATCCAGGGCCTGTTGCTGATCAACTCGCTGGGCTCGGCCATGGCGCCGCTGGCCATCTCGCCGATGATGACTTCCTATGGCGAAGTCGGCCTGTTCTGGGCCTTTGCCGTGATCAACCTGGCCATGGTCGGCTTCTTCCTCTGGCGCCGCGGCAAGCGCCCGGCACCAGAACACCCTGCCCCGTTCGCGCCGACCGCGACCTTCTCGCCGAGCGGCGCCGAGCTGCGGGTGACCGAGGATCTGCGCCAGGCGGCGCAGGAGCATCCGACGTTGGATGCGATGGATGGCGGCGTGGCGGCGCCAGCGCCACGGCCTGACGCGCCCTGA
- the ppk2 gene encoding polyphosphate kinase 2 yields MAKAEGKQRKGDDGKRLGRKAYEAELKRLHVELVKLQQWVVEKGLKVCIVFEGRDGAGKGGTIKAITERVSPRVFRVVALPAPTEREKTQIYAQRYLTHLPAAGEVVIFDRSWYNRAGVERVMGFCSEEQAQKFLTVVPMFERMMVESGIILIKYWLEVSAEEQARRLQDRIDDGRKLWKLSPMDIKSYNRWDAYTRARDEMFAASDSSWAPWYVARSEDKRKARLNIVSHFLQLIPYKDLSQAHKVTLPKRGKIGKYKAAPYPFKMVADRF; encoded by the coding sequence ATGGCCAAGGCCGAGGGCAAGCAACGCAAGGGTGACGACGGCAAGCGGTTGGGGCGCAAGGCTTATGAAGCCGAGCTCAAGCGCCTGCACGTGGAGCTGGTGAAGCTGCAGCAGTGGGTGGTGGAGAAGGGGCTTAAGGTGTGCATCGTCTTCGAAGGGCGCGATGGCGCCGGCAAGGGCGGCACCATCAAGGCCATCACCGAGCGGGTCAGCCCGCGGGTGTTCCGGGTGGTGGCGCTGCCGGCGCCGACCGAGCGGGAAAAGACCCAGATCTACGCCCAGCGCTACCTCACCCATCTGCCGGCCGCCGGTGAAGTGGTGATCTTCGACCGCAGCTGGTACAACCGCGCCGGCGTCGAGCGGGTGATGGGCTTTTGCAGCGAAGAGCAGGCGCAGAAGTTCCTCACCGTGGTACCGATGTTCGAACGGATGATGGTCGAGTCGGGGATCATACTGATCAAGTACTGGTTGGAAGTCAGCGCCGAGGAGCAGGCGCGGCGCCTTCAAGACCGCATCGACGACGGCCGCAAGCTATGGAAGCTGTCGCCGATGGACATCAAGTCCTACAACCGCTGGGATGCGTACACCCGCGCCCGCGACGAGATGTTCGCCGCCTCCGACTCATCCTGGGCGCCGTGGTACGTGGCGCGGTCGGAAGACAAGCGCAAGGCGCGGCTGAACATTGTCAGTCACTTTTTGCAGCTGATTCCCTACAAGGATTTAAGCCAGGCGCACAAGGTCACGCTGCCCAAACGCGGCAAGATCGGCAAATACAAGGCTGCGCCGTATCCGTTCAAGATGGTCGCGGACCGGTTCTGA
- a CDS encoding efflux transporter outer membrane subunit produces MNFAQTRLHRALKLLTEGRGSRLLGAGLCVAMLSACTLSPDYHRPELSTPAQFKQAEGWTQANPSDAIARGAWWEIYGDRQLNTLVEALNRSNQTVAQYEAQYRQAQALVRSSRAALFPSLDLTTSKNRSAQGTGSSSSSLSNNSSGIRNTYNAQLGVSWEIDLWGKLRETMNANEASAEASLADMAAIRLSQQSELVQNYLQLRVIDEQKRLLEATVAAYARSLKMNENQYRAGVAGPDAVAQARTQLKSTQADLIDLAWQRAQYENAIAVLMGKAPADFALAATNTIPALPQIPVSLPSQLLERRPDIASAERKVMAANSNIGVSRAAYFPDLSLSMSGGYSSSSFSNWIELPNRYWSVGPQLALNLFDAGKRSAEVDRTVAVYDQTVAQYRQTVLDGFKEVENYLVQLQVYADEAGVRQEALEAARESLRLTENQYKAGLIGYLDVVNVQTTALSNERSVLNLLQGRLVASVQLIAALGGGWDAQQALAGED; encoded by the coding sequence ATGAATTTTGCCCAGACCCGCCTGCACCGCGCCCTCAAGCTGCTGACCGAGGGGCGTGGCTCGCGCCTGCTCGGCGCGGGCTTGTGCGTGGCGATGCTCAGCGCCTGTACCCTGAGCCCTGACTACCATCGCCCCGAGCTGAGCACCCCTGCGCAGTTCAAGCAGGCCGAAGGCTGGACCCAGGCCAACCCGTCGGATGCCATCGCCCGGGGGGCCTGGTGGGAGATCTATGGCGACCGGCAGCTCAACACGTTGGTCGAGGCGCTCAATCGCAGCAACCAGACCGTTGCGCAGTACGAAGCCCAGTACCGCCAGGCGCAAGCCCTGGTGCGCAGCAGCCGAGCCGCGTTGTTCCCTTCGCTCGACCTGACCACCAGCAAGAACCGTTCTGCCCAGGGCACCGGCAGTTCAAGCTCCAGCCTGTCGAACAACAGCAGCGGCATCCGCAACACCTACAACGCCCAGCTTGGCGTGAGTTGGGAGATCGACCTGTGGGGCAAGTTGCGCGAAACGATGAATGCCAACGAGGCCAGCGCCGAGGCCAGCCTCGCCGACATGGCGGCCATCCGCCTGAGCCAGCAATCGGAGTTGGTGCAGAACTACCTGCAATTGCGGGTGATCGATGAGCAGAAGCGCTTGCTGGAGGCCACCGTCGCCGCCTACGCGCGCTCGCTGAAGATGAACGAAAACCAGTATCGCGCCGGCGTTGCCGGCCCCGACGCGGTCGCCCAGGCGCGTACCCAGCTCAAGAGCACCCAGGCCGACCTGATCGACCTGGCCTGGCAGCGGGCGCAGTACGAGAACGCCATCGCCGTACTGATGGGCAAGGCCCCGGCCGACTTCGCCCTGGCCGCTACCAACACCATCCCGGCCCTGCCGCAGATCCCTGTGTCGCTGCCGTCGCAGTTGCTGGAGCGCCGGCCCGATATCGCCTCGGCCGAGCGCAAGGTCATGGCGGCCAACTCGAATATCGGTGTGTCCCGGGCGGCGTATTTCCCGGACCTGTCGTTGAGCATGAGCGGCGGTTACTCCAGCAGCAGCTTCAGCAACTGGATCGAGTTGCCCAACCGGTATTGGTCGGTCGGGCCGCAACTGGCCCTGAACCTGTTCGACGCCGGCAAGCGCAGCGCCGAGGTGGACCGCACCGTGGCGGTGTATGACCAGACCGTGGCGCAGTATCGCCAGACCGTGCTGGATGGGTTCAAGGAGGTGGAGAACTATCTGGTGCAACTGCAGGTGTACGCCGACGAAGCCGGGGTGCGGCAGGAGGCCCTGGAGGCGGCGCGGGAGTCGCTGCGGTTGACCGAGAACCAGTACAAGGCGGGGTTGATCGGCTACCTGGATGTGGTGAACGTGCAGACCACGGCGCTTAGCAATGAGCGCAGCGTGCTGAACCTGCTGCAGGGGCGGCTGGTGGCGAGTGTGCAGTTGATTGCGGCGCTTGGGGGCGGGTGGGATGCTCAGCAGGCGTTGGCGGGCGAAGATTGA